The Tenacibaculum jejuense genome includes a window with the following:
- a CDS encoding SPOR domain-containing protein, translating into MINGKIFAFVMFLTLGLYIGNSQSNYTNDQSINSLLAKKRKYNKKHGSGYRIQLYNGSEQRAKNIKHNFMMKFSEFGKPKMSYELPEWKVKVGRFNTKLEADRALNKIKEKFSGAIVIPY; encoded by the coding sequence ATGATAAACGGAAAAATTTTTGCTTTTGTAATGTTTTTAACATTAGGTCTTTACATTGGAAATTCACAATCTAATTACACTAATGACCAAAGTATTAATTCACTGTTAGCCAAAAAGAGAAAATATAACAAAAAGCACGGTAGTGGTTATAGAATTCAGTTGTATAACGGTAGTGAACAAAGAGCTAAAAATATAAAACACAACTTTATGATGAAGTTTTCTGAATTTGGTAAACCGAAGATGAGTTACGAATTACCAGAATGGAAAGTAAAAGTTGGTCGTTTTAACACCAAATTAGAAGCTGATCGTGCTTTGAATAAAATTAAAGAAAAGTTTTCAGGAGCCATTGTTATCCCTTATTAA
- a CDS encoding TetR/AcrR family transcriptional regulator, whose product MGRKAIDRERKQLSKKAEVWVKELFYKVQYEKLNKLTLDDLAALIQKSKSTIYTYFKTKEEIYQTMVAMILNDIQEVVFDELPNEADLVVLYESILLKISDAVEGISIHFLDEIQTNFPQIWTEIKSITDKVLITFSLIYEEGMKTGVFTNFNITFLLAMDNAFIMNIMTDHERFKDENLSLKDIVSQYLQLRIKALTK is encoded by the coding sequence ATGGGTAGAAAAGCAATAGATAGAGAAAGAAAACAGTTGTCGAAAAAAGCAGAAGTTTGGGTAAAAGAGCTGTTTTACAAAGTGCAATATGAAAAACTTAATAAATTAACTTTAGATGATTTAGCAGCTCTTATTCAAAAAAGTAAAAGTACAATTTATACCTATTTTAAGACTAAAGAAGAGATATATCAAACTATGGTAGCTATGATTTTGAATGATATTCAAGAAGTAGTTTTTGATGAGTTACCTAATGAAGCAGATTTAGTCGTTTTATATGAATCCATTCTGTTAAAAATAAGCGATGCAGTAGAAGGTATTTCAATTCATTTTTTAGATGAAATTCAAACTAATTTCCCGCAAATTTGGACTGAAATTAAAAGTATTACCGATAAAGTTTTAATTACTTTTTCTTTAATTTATGAGGAAGGAATGAAAACAGGTGTTTTTACGAATTTTAATATCACTTTTTTGTTAGCCATGGATAACGCTTTTATTATGAATATAATGACAGATCATGAGCGTTTTAAAGATGAAAATTTAAGTTTAAAAGATATTGTTTCTCAATATTTACAGTTGAGAATTAAAGCTTTAACAAAATAA
- a CDS encoding GMC oxidoreductase, whose amino-acid sequence MTKDKYDYVIIGSGFGGSVSALRLAQKGYSVLVIEKGKWFKPKDFPKTNWNLKKWLWEPRLRLFGFFKMTYLNHVSILSGVGVGGGSLTYANTLPIPKKEFFTSGSWNGLKDWETELAPHYKEAYRMLGAEENPYFGAADHLIKDLSKDLDREKHFSTTKVAVHFGKPGEKVKDPYFNGEGPDRAACNYCGACMTGCRFNAKNTLDKNYLYFAQKLGVEIIAEHEVLDVLPKNNVNGKSGYEIHFKKSTSIFSKTKKVEANGVVFSGGVLGTVPLLLKLKQKKSLPNLSEMVGGNIRTNNESLLLLTSTEKKSKDYSKGIAIGSILHIDKNSHLEPVRYGKGSGFFRTLTIPSVQHKYAIVRILGVFGVLFKSPVQLFQTIFTKAYSKRTTVLLFMQTLDSTLRLKLGKVTQLKTEKESNEAPSGFIPEASKLAKILGQKVKAIPFSNFADVLLGTPTTAHILGGAVMGETKEEGVIDKNNKVFGYENMFVCDGSMISANPGVNPSLSITAISELAMSKIPNKIETQPTK is encoded by the coding sequence ATGACGAAAGATAAATACGATTATGTAATCATTGGAAGTGGTTTTGGCGGTTCGGTGAGTGCCTTACGATTAGCTCAAAAAGGATATTCTGTTTTGGTAATCGAAAAAGGAAAATGGTTTAAGCCAAAAGATTTCCCGAAAACAAACTGGAATCTAAAAAAGTGGCTTTGGGAACCTCGTTTAAGATTGTTTGGTTTTTTTAAAATGACATACTTGAATCATGTGAGTATACTTTCTGGAGTTGGAGTTGGTGGAGGTTCTTTAACGTATGCTAATACGTTGCCTATTCCTAAAAAAGAGTTCTTTACCTCAGGAAGTTGGAATGGACTTAAAGATTGGGAAACAGAACTAGCTCCGCATTATAAAGAAGCGTATCGAATGTTAGGTGCTGAAGAGAATCCTTACTTCGGTGCAGCTGATCATTTAATCAAAGATTTGTCGAAAGATTTAGATAGAGAAAAACATTTCTCAACGACTAAAGTTGCAGTTCATTTTGGCAAACCTGGAGAAAAAGTAAAAGATCCATATTTTAATGGCGAAGGTCCAGATCGAGCCGCGTGTAATTATTGTGGAGCTTGTATGACAGGTTGTCGATTCAATGCTAAAAATACGTTGGATAAAAACTATCTCTATTTTGCTCAAAAGCTAGGCGTAGAAATTATAGCGGAACATGAAGTGTTAGATGTGTTGCCTAAAAATAATGTGAATGGAAAATCTGGATATGAAATTCATTTCAAAAAAAGTACATCGATATTTTCTAAAACAAAGAAAGTTGAAGCAAACGGAGTTGTATTTTCTGGAGGAGTTTTAGGGACAGTGCCTTTATTGTTAAAATTGAAACAAAAAAAATCATTACCCAATTTATCTGAAATGGTTGGTGGAAATATTAGAACAAATAATGAGTCGTTACTATTACTAACATCAACAGAGAAGAAATCAAAAGATTATTCAAAAGGAATAGCAATAGGTTCGATCCTACATATCGATAAAAATAGTCATCTTGAACCTGTTCGTTATGGCAAAGGTTCTGGGTTTTTTAGAACACTAACAATTCCTTCAGTGCAACATAAATATGCAATAGTTCGAATTTTAGGAGTTTTTGGTGTGTTGTTTAAATCACCGGTTCAATTATTTCAAACAATATTTACAAAAGCCTATAGCAAACGAACAACAGTATTACTTTTTATGCAAACTTTAGATAGCACATTACGGTTAAAGTTAGGAAAAGTAACACAGTTGAAAACTGAAAAAGAATCTAACGAAGCACCAAGTGGTTTTATTCCTGAAGCATCTAAACTGGCAAAAATATTAGGTCAGAAAGTAAAAGCGATTCCATTTTCGAATTTTGCTGATGTATTATTAGGAACTCCAACTACAGCTCATATTTTGGGTGGAGCTGTAATGGGAGAAACTAAAGAAGAAGGAGTTATTGATAAAAACAATAAAGTCTTTGGTTACGAGAATATGTTTGTATGTGATGGATCGATGATTTCTGCAAATCCTGGAGTAAATCCTTCGTTGTCGATTACAGCTATTTCAGAATTAGCTATGTCTAAAATTCCAAATAAAATTGAAACTCAACCAACAAAATAA
- a CDS encoding NADH:flavin oxidoreductase/NADH oxidase family protein, giving the protein MKPKPILEEFELPCGVIIKNRIAKAAMTERLANKKQHATKAIADLYQHWSSNGAGLLISGNILVDKRYKEASANIVLEDESGIAALQEVTKIATQNNTQFWAQINHAGRQSSIFSTFKPIAPSAIQLKKLMLFAKPKAMSLDEIKDVENRFVNTAVLAKKAGFTGVQIHAAHGYLLSQFLSPKTNKRQDDYGGHIENRARLLFDIVKRVRQILGADFPISVKLNSADFQRGGFNEEDAMFVIKKLEHLKIDLLEISGGTYENIVFLTERYERESTRKREAYFLDFAKKIKSETTLPIMVTGGFRSQKFCNDVLANKELEMIGFARPFITDLNFPKAFLEDENYRVSDATFEFKIKKMKDFAEAGFYDYQIHQLAKGKSLKPNYNPYLAVLRLTKNEMVKGWF; this is encoded by the coding sequence TTGAAACCAAAACCGATTTTAGAAGAATTTGAACTTCCTTGTGGAGTTATAATTAAAAACAGAATTGCAAAAGCAGCAATGACCGAGCGTTTAGCAAATAAGAAACAACACGCTACTAAAGCGATTGCTGATTTATATCAACATTGGTCTTCTAATGGAGCAGGATTATTAATTTCAGGAAATATTTTGGTAGATAAACGTTACAAAGAAGCTTCAGCAAATATTGTTTTAGAAGATGAAAGTGGTATTGCAGCTTTACAAGAAGTAACAAAAATAGCAACGCAAAATAATACACAGTTTTGGGCTCAAATTAATCATGCAGGTCGTCAATCGTCTATCTTTTCAACTTTTAAACCGATAGCTCCATCTGCGATTCAGCTTAAAAAATTAATGCTGTTTGCTAAACCTAAAGCAATGTCTTTAGATGAAATTAAAGACGTTGAAAACCGTTTTGTAAACACTGCTGTTTTAGCAAAAAAAGCAGGTTTTACAGGAGTACAAATTCATGCTGCTCATGGATATTTATTGAGTCAGTTTTTATCTCCAAAAACAAATAAAAGACAAGACGATTATGGTGGTCATATTGAAAACAGAGCCAGATTACTTTTCGACATAGTTAAACGAGTTCGTCAAATTTTAGGAGCTGATTTTCCCATATCAGTTAAATTGAATAGCGCCGATTTTCAACGAGGTGGATTTAACGAAGAAGACGCAATGTTTGTAATTAAAAAGTTAGAGCATTTAAAGATTGATTTACTTGAAATATCTGGCGGAACTTATGAAAATATTGTCTTTCTAACAGAACGATACGAACGTGAATCTACTCGAAAAAGAGAAGCGTATTTTCTTGATTTTGCAAAAAAGATCAAATCAGAAACAACACTACCAATAATGGTTACAGGCGGATTTCGATCTCAAAAGTTCTGTAATGATGTTTTAGCGAATAAAGAATTAGAAATGATCGGGTTTGCACGTCCGTTTATCACAGATCTAAACTTTCCAAAGGCATTTCTAGAGGATGAAAACTATAGAGTAAGTGATGCTACTTTTGAGTTTAAAATTAAGAAGATGAAAGATTTTGCTGAAGCTGGTTTTTATGATTATCAAATACATCAATTAGCGAAAGGAAAATCATTAAAGCCAAACTATAATCCATATCTTGCCGTACTAAGATTAACTAAGAATGAAATGGTAAAAGGTTGGTTTTAA
- a CDS encoding TAT-variant-translocated molybdopterin oxidoreductase, protein MASNKKYWQSVEELKDSSVVETLRGKEFVQELPTDEFLGDQETLENSSTSRRDFLKYVGFTTAAASLAACEGPVRQSIPYVIQPNDIIVGVADWYATTISDGFDFANVLVKTREGRPIQIMPNKEVGGTTTARVQASVLSLYDEKLRVKAPRKGETQISWADADKEIIAKLESLKASNGLVYLMTGTLASPSTEKVISDFIAKYPNVKHVVYDAVSESATADAFEAMYGKRALPNYDLSKAEVIASFGADFLGDWQGGYEKSYIEGRNVDSGKMSYHVQIEANMSLAGANADKRLVAKPSAQMHALVTLYNAITGASLPTQATPIDAQVKKLAKDLKKAGKKAVVLAGINDVNAQTIALAINKALGSIVIDTENVNLLRQGSDAKVAALVQDITSGKAKGLITYNVNPAYSIAGFGDAVKKLGFSVALSTQNDETAVTTQYTLPAPHNLESWGDVMATEGKYSLMQPTIAPIFSSRQVQDVLLKWSGATKNYYDTLKEFWSTNILNGASWNQALHDGIFIAPSPVAEAVVANEEVTTEEGDEETKGLSVAEAARTIAKVKGSEFELNLYTSVALGDGNQANNPWLQEFPDPITRASWDNYLTVSPADAKTLGFENPVKDNGAIDGNFAEITLGGQTLKVPVIIQPGQAQGSVGLALGYGRTQNLKEEMQVGVNAYPLYKDRNNVQLGVAIKNLGGWHKFACLQVQNTLAGRHDILREASLKDVNDRSLDPKHTWNKPFMVSYDHQEIEGSARKVDLWDEHDRSLGHHFNLSIDLSSCTGCGACVVACHAENNVPVVGKDEVRVGRDMHWLRIDRYYSSKVQNDATIDEFKAEFKAKLVEKYTALGNNADEAKKNAETEFHKFADQELERRYATEVLGLSKGDLFDALENPADNPQVTFQPMMCQHCNHAPCETVCPVAATSHGRQGQNQMAYNRCVGTRYCANNCPYRVRRFNWFNYADNQEFDFNMNNGYGKMVLNPDVTVRSRGVMEKCSMCIQMTQATILKAKREGRAVKKDEFQTACSQACSTGAMTFGDLNNSEDTVSKLKEDRRAFYVLDYIGTKPNVVYQVKVRNTNEA, encoded by the coding sequence ATGGCTTCAAACAAAAAATACTGGCAAAGTGTTGAAGAACTAAAAGATAGTTCAGTTGTTGAAACGTTACGTGGTAAAGAGTTTGTTCAAGAGCTTCCTACAGACGAGTTTTTAGGAGATCAAGAAACTCTTGAAAATTCATCAACTTCTCGTAGAGATTTCTTGAAATATGTAGGTTTCACAACAGCAGCAGCTTCTTTAGCAGCATGTGAAGGTCCAGTTAGACAATCGATTCCTTATGTAATTCAACCTAACGACATTATTGTTGGTGTAGCAGATTGGTATGCGACAACGATTTCAGATGGTTTCGATTTTGCCAACGTATTAGTTAAAACTCGTGAAGGTCGTCCTATACAAATCATGCCTAACAAAGAGGTAGGAGGAACTACTACAGCGAGAGTTCAAGCATCTGTATTATCTTTATATGATGAGAAATTAAGAGTTAAAGCACCAAGAAAAGGTGAAACTCAAATTTCTTGGGCAGACGCAGACAAAGAAATTATAGCTAAGTTAGAAAGTTTAAAAGCTTCTAACGGATTAGTATATTTAATGACAGGAACTTTAGCGAGTCCTTCAACTGAAAAAGTTATTTCGGATTTTATCGCTAAATATCCTAATGTAAAACACGTAGTGTATGATGCAGTTTCAGAAAGTGCAACTGCAGATGCTTTTGAAGCAATGTACGGTAAACGTGCTTTACCAAATTACGATTTAAGTAAGGCAGAAGTTATTGCTTCTTTTGGTGCAGATTTCTTAGGAGATTGGCAAGGTGGATATGAGAAATCATACATAGAAGGAAGAAATGTAGATTCAGGTAAGATGTCTTACCACGTGCAGATTGAAGCAAATATGTCTTTAGCTGGTGCAAATGCAGATAAGCGATTAGTTGCTAAACCATCTGCACAAATGCATGCTTTAGTAACTTTATACAATGCAATTACAGGTGCTAGCTTGCCAACACAAGCAACACCAATTGATGCTCAAGTTAAAAAGTTAGCTAAAGATTTAAAGAAAGCAGGAAAAAAGGCTGTGGTTCTTGCTGGTATCAATGATGTAAATGCACAGACTATTGCTTTAGCTATTAATAAAGCTTTAGGAAGTATAGTTATCGATACAGAAAATGTAAACTTATTACGTCAAGGTAGCGATGCAAAAGTTGCTGCATTAGTACAAGATATTACTTCAGGTAAGGCTAAAGGTTTAATTACTTATAATGTAAATCCAGCTTATTCAATTGCTGGTTTCGGAGATGCGGTTAAAAAATTAGGTTTCTCTGTTGCGTTATCTACTCAAAATGATGAAACTGCTGTAACTACCCAATATACATTACCAGCTCCACATAATTTAGAGAGTTGGGGTGATGTAATGGCTACTGAAGGTAAATATAGTTTAATGCAACCAACAATTGCTCCTATATTTAGCTCACGTCAAGTACAAGATGTATTATTAAAGTGGTCTGGAGCAACTAAAAATTATTACGATACATTAAAAGAGTTCTGGAGTACAAATATACTTAATGGAGCTTCTTGGAATCAAGCATTACACGATGGTATTTTTATTGCCCCATCACCAGTTGCTGAAGCTGTAGTAGCTAATGAAGAAGTTACAACAGAAGAAGGAGATGAGGAAACTAAAGGATTGTCCGTTGCTGAAGCTGCTAGAACTATAGCTAAAGTAAAAGGATCAGAATTCGAGTTAAATTTATATACATCTGTTGCTTTAGGAGACGGTAATCAAGCAAACAACCCTTGGTTACAAGAATTTCCAGATCCAATCACACGTGCATCTTGGGATAACTATTTAACAGTTTCTCCAGCAGATGCAAAAACATTAGGTTTTGAAAATCCTGTTAAAGATAATGGTGCTATTGATGGTAACTTTGCTGAAATTACTTTAGGAGGTCAAACATTAAAAGTTCCGGTAATCATTCAACCAGGCCAAGCGCAGGGTTCTGTTGGTTTAGCTTTAGGTTATGGTAGAACTCAAAACTTAAAAGAAGAAATGCAAGTTGGGGTAAATGCTTACCCATTATATAAAGATAGAAATAACGTTCAGTTAGGTGTAGCAATTAAGAATTTAGGAGGATGGCATAAGTTTGCTTGCTTACAGGTTCAAAATACTTTAGCTGGTCGTCATGATATTTTAAGAGAAGCATCTTTAAAGGATGTTAATGACAGGTCTCTAGATCCAAAACATACTTGGAATAAGCCTTTCATGGTGTCTTATGATCACCAAGAGATAGAAGGTAGTGCTAGAAAAGTTGACTTATGGGATGAGCATGATAGAAGTTTAGGTCATCACTTTAACTTATCTATCGACTTATCTTCATGTACAGGTTGTGGAGCTTGTGTTGTTGCTTGTCATGCAGAAAATAACGTTCCAGTTGTAGGTAAAGATGAAGTACGTGTAGGTAGAGATATGCACTGGTTACGTATTGATCGTTATTACTCTTCTAAGGTACAAAATGATGCTACTATTGATGAATTCAAAGCAGAATTCAAAGCTAAATTAGTAGAAAAATATACAGCACTTGGAAATAATGCAGATGAAGCAAAAAAGAATGCAGAAACTGAATTCCATAAATTTGCAGATCAAGAGCTAGAAAGAAGATATGCTACAGAGGTATTAGGATTAAGTAAAGGTGATTTATTTGATGCTTTAGAGAATCCAGCTGATAATCCACAGGTTACTTTCCAACCAATGATGTGTCAGCACTGTAATCACGCACCTTGTGAAACAGTTTGTCCTGTTGCGGCAACTTCACACGGTCGCCAAGGTCAAAACCAAATGGCTTACAATCGTTGTGTAGGAACACGTTATTGTGCAAATAACTGTCCTTACCGTGTACGTCGTTTCAACTGGTTTAACTATGCAGATAATCAAGAATTCGACTTCAACATGAATAATGGTTACGGTAAAATGGTGTTAAATCCAGATGTTACTGTTCGTTCTCGTGGGGTTATGGAGAAGTGTTCTATGTGTATCCAAATGACTCAAGCTACTATTTTAAAAGCGAAAAGAGAAGGAAGAGCAGTGAAGAAGGATGAATTCCAAACTGCATGTTCTCAAGCTTGTTCTACAGGAGCAATGACTTTCGGAGATTTAAACAACTCTGAGGATACAGTAAGTAAATTAAAAGAAGATAGAAGAGCTTTCTACGTGTTAGATTACATTGGTACAAAACCAAACGTAGTGTATCAAGTGAAAGTAAGAAATACAAACGAAGCTTAA
- a CDS encoding fatty acid desaturase — protein sequence MNSKRKTQIAYPTVLLFLGLSVSYLLLYYLFDTRIINESLTVIIGAFLAYSMFTVVHEASHGNISRGNSKFIILEKCVGWISASFLFFPFSAFKIIHLKHHAHTNDSEEDPDGYVRGKNMLTIFFKCLTLIGHYYVVSLGVESKKNEAIRKTRNQTLIFISLIPIITIGVSTFNFWYEFIMVFLLPALVAAPILGFTFDWLPHYPHHNMDKYHNTRIVTIPGLEFLSFFQSYHLIHHLYPRVPFYLYKKKYQLVEQELRNEKSPIEGFGVNELKVLNSKNTYTDVLEGKTWRYSLEVAQVRKLTHDSAEIQFKNLGNIPYQFNAGQYVVISMLVDGEKVSRCYSICSNPNLRELKIGVKRVSGGKLSNRILDHVSEGKYVNVAGPFGTFKFKDEIDVEHHVFIAGGSGITPIISILQKILQDGITNVSLIYGCKSEKDIMFHKELIDLQNKYPNQFSLKLTYDLLTNAYQTELLSHFEKANYYICGPTPMMEASKEVLYKKGVTSDHIIIEEFSYQEAKPFGNSYKVSINNKHFSVYESETILEGAKRNKVAIPYACSMGQCGTCKCELKKGKVAWKTEEQSVLLENEKNEGFILTCMCKPKSDIKLNS from the coding sequence ATGAATTCGAAACGCAAAACTCAAATAGCATATCCAACAGTTTTATTGTTTTTAGGATTATCAGTTTCTTACTTACTTTTATATTATTTATTCGATACTAGAATTATAAATGAAAGTTTAACGGTTATAATTGGTGCTTTTTTAGCTTACAGTATGTTTACTGTAGTTCACGAAGCTAGTCATGGAAATATTTCAAGAGGAAATTCAAAATTCATCATTTTAGAAAAGTGTGTAGGTTGGATTTCTGCTAGTTTTCTTTTTTTTCCATTTAGCGCTTTTAAAATAATTCACCTGAAACATCATGCGCATACAAACGATTCAGAAGAAGATCCAGATGGTTATGTTAGAGGAAAAAATATGCTGACCATATTTTTTAAATGTTTGACTTTAATCGGACATTATTACGTAGTTTCTCTGGGAGTTGAGAGTAAGAAGAATGAAGCTATAAGAAAAACTAGAAACCAAACGTTAATTTTTATTTCACTAATACCAATTATCACAATTGGAGTCTCTACATTTAATTTTTGGTATGAATTTATAATGGTATTCTTATTACCAGCTTTGGTTGCTGCGCCTATTTTAGGTTTTACTTTCGATTGGCTTCCTCATTATCCACATCATAATATGGATAAATATCATAACACAAGAATAGTAACTATTCCTGGTTTGGAATTTTTATCATTTTTCCAGAGTTATCATTTAATACATCATTTGTATCCTCGAGTTCCTTTTTATTTATACAAGAAAAAATATCAATTAGTAGAGCAAGAGTTGAGAAATGAAAAATCTCCAATTGAAGGTTTTGGAGTGAACGAATTAAAAGTTTTGAATTCTAAGAATACGTATACAGATGTACTAGAAGGTAAAACATGGAGATATTCTTTAGAAGTAGCTCAAGTTCGAAAATTAACTCACGATAGCGCAGAAATACAATTCAAAAATTTAGGAAACATTCCATATCAATTTAACGCAGGACAATATGTGGTCATTTCAATGTTAGTTGATGGAGAAAAAGTGAGCCGATGTTATTCGATTTGTTCCAATCCTAATTTAAGGGAACTAAAAATTGGAGTGAAACGTGTTTCCGGAGGAAAATTATCTAACAGGATATTAGATCATGTATCGGAAGGTAAATATGTGAATGTTGCGGGTCCTTTTGGAACTTTTAAATTCAAAGATGAAATAGATGTAGAGCATCATGTCTTTATTGCTGGCGGAAGTGGAATAACACCAATTATTTCAATACTCCAAAAAATACTTCAAGATGGAATAACTAATGTGAGTTTGATTTATGGATGCAAATCAGAAAAAGATATCATGTTCCATAAAGAATTAATTGATCTTCAAAATAAGTATCCAAATCAATTTTCATTGAAATTGACTTATGATTTGTTAACCAATGCTTATCAAACTGAATTATTGAGTCATTTCGAAAAAGCAAATTATTATATCTGTGGACCAACTCCAATGATGGAAGCTTCAAAAGAGGTTTTGTATAAAAAAGGAGTTACTTCTGATCATATCATTATTGAAGAATTCTCATATCAAGAAGCTAAACCTTTTGGGAATTCTTACAAGGTGTCAATAAATAACAAGCACTTTTCAGTTTACGAATCTGAAACAATTTTAGAAGGCGCAAAAAGAAATAAAGTTGCAATTCCTTATGCATGTAGTATGGGACAGTGTGGAACTTGTAAGTGTGAGTTAAAGAAAGGAAAAGTAGCTTGGAAAACGGAGGAACAATCTGTATTGTTAGAAAACGAAAAGAATGAAGGTTTTATACTAACATGTATGTGTAAACCTAAATCAGATATTAAACTCAACTCATAA
- a CDS encoding c-type cytochrome, producing the protein MKSVNYHSKLSRVLLNSLTFLFVFLVSFSINAQDVDMDRQKAGRKLFNANCASCHKLNKKSTGPALAGVESRRENAWLKKWIRNNAALRASGDADAIALYEEWGQANMTAFPQLTDEQIDNILYYTTVGEIKPTGSPGGTDDVPVPTQASSPTWVLWILAAAIIVAFLIIASLLKTVSELKGAPKTPGLMGQAAELWEGVKKNTFLHVLFVIFGALIAAYVGFGTLFKVGVDQGYQPVQPILFSHKIHAGDNKIECQYCHSAAKHSKHSGIPSLNICMNCHKNIAEVAEGTKVVLEDGGRVVGKAELDKEIAKIYEHVGWDPEKLEYTGEEKPIDWVRIHNLPDFAYFNHSQHVTVAGVKCQKCHGPVEEMEELYQHSPLTMGWCIDCHKETNVNLKGNEYYAKIHAELAKKYGVDKVTIAQLGGKECGKCHY; encoded by the coding sequence ATGAAAAGTGTGAATTATCACAGTAAACTTAGTCGAGTACTTCTTAACAGCCTTACTTTCTTATTCGTTTTTTTAGTAAGCTTTTCTATAAATGCTCAAGATGTCGATATGGATCGACAAAAAGCAGGTAGAAAGTTATTTAATGCAAATTGTGCTTCTTGTCACAAGTTAAATAAAAAATCAACTGGTCCTGCTTTAGCTGGAGTTGAGAGTAGAAGAGAGAATGCATGGTTGAAGAAATGGATCCGTAACAATGCTGCTTTAAGAGCTTCTGGAGATGCTGATGCAATTGCTCTTTATGAAGAGTGGGGACAGGCAAATATGACAGCTTTTCCTCAGTTAACAGATGAGCAAATTGATAATATTTTATATTATACTACTGTTGGTGAAATAAAACCTACGGGTAGTCCTGGTGGAACTGATGATGTTCCAGTGCCAACTCAAGCATCATCTCCGACATGGGTGTTGTGGATTTTAGCAGCGGCTATCATTGTTGCTTTTTTAATTATAGCGAGTTTACTTAAAACGGTTAGTGAATTAAAAGGTGCGCCTAAAACTCCTGGTTTAATGGGGCAAGCTGCAGAATTGTGGGAAGGAGTTAAGAAAAATACATTTTTACATGTGTTGTTTGTAATCTTTGGAGCGCTAATAGCTGCTTACGTAGGTTTCGGAACTTTATTTAAAGTTGGTGTTGACCAAGGTTATCAACCAGTGCAACCAATTTTATTTTCACACAAAATTCACGCAGGAGACAATAAAATAGAATGTCAATATTGTCACTCTGCTGCAAAGCATAGTAAGCACTCTGGTATTCCTTCTTTAAATATCTGTATGAACTGTCACAAAAATATTGCTGAAGTTGCAGAAGGAACAAAAGTAGTATTAGAAGATGGTGGTAGAGTTGTAGGTAAAGCAGAATTAGATAAAGAGATCGCAAAAATCTATGAACACGTAGGTTGGGATCCTGAAAAATTAGAATATACTGGTGAAGAAAAGCCTATCGATTGGGTTAGAATTCATAACTTACCAGACTTTGCATATTTTAATCACTCACAACACGTAACAGTTGCAGGTGTTAAATGTCAAAAATGTCACGGTCCAGTAGAAGAAATGGAAGAGCTATATCAACACTCTCCATTAACTATGGGATGGTGTATCGATTGTCACAAGGAAACTAATGTGAACTTGAAGGGTAATGAATACTATGCTAAAATCCACGCGGAATTAGCTAAGAAGTATGGGGTAGATAAAGTTACTATCGCTCAGCTAGGTGGTAAAGAATGTGGTAAGTGTCATTACTAA